One region of Jatrophihabitans cynanchi genomic DNA includes:
- a CDS encoding FAD:protein FMN transferase — MTVQTAAAAGPARTLHVEHCMGTAFTIDIRDPGQWQAATADVVAWLHRVDAVFSCYRLDSDISRIQRRELRAADADPDVLTVLDLCARVQLETDGAFSAMYHGRLDPTGLVKGWAIERASDRLRAHGSANHAVNGGGDMQLAGEAAPGRPWRVGISDPHLPDGIVTTVSGRDLAVATSGTSERGPHILDPVTGRAPNGLAAASVVGPSLTLADAYATAAFVMGEDALEWIDAIAGYSALLVGSDGRLLASRRWQAARSVR, encoded by the coding sequence GGGTACGGCGTTCACGATCGACATCCGCGACCCCGGACAGTGGCAGGCAGCGACCGCGGACGTCGTGGCATGGTTGCACCGGGTCGACGCAGTGTTCAGCTGCTACCGGCTGGACAGCGACATCAGCCGCATCCAGCGACGCGAGCTGCGCGCGGCGGACGCGGACCCCGACGTGCTCACGGTGCTGGACCTGTGCGCCCGCGTGCAACTGGAGACCGACGGCGCGTTCAGCGCGATGTACCACGGCCGACTGGACCCCACCGGCCTGGTCAAGGGCTGGGCGATCGAGCGGGCGAGCGATCGGCTGCGCGCACACGGGTCGGCCAACCACGCGGTGAACGGCGGTGGTGACATGCAACTGGCCGGGGAAGCCGCGCCCGGCCGCCCCTGGCGGGTCGGGATCAGCGACCCCCACCTTCCGGACGGCATCGTGACCACCGTGTCCGGCCGCGATCTCGCGGTCGCCACATCCGGGACGTCCGAGCGTGGTCCGCACATCCTCGACCCGGTCACCGGGCGCGCGCCGAACGGCCTCGCCGCGGCGAGCGTCGTCGGCCCGTCGCTGACCCTCGCCGACGCGTACGCCACCGCCGCGTTCGTCATGGGCGAGGACGCGCTCGAATGGATCGACGCGATCGCGGGGTACTCCGCCCTGCTCGTCGGCAGCGACGGCCGGTTGCTCGCGAGCCGTCGGTGGCAGGCGGCGCGCTCCGTACGATGA
- a CDS encoding DUF488 domain-containing protein, with protein MLEALTVGHGTTGQDELTQLLLHAGVQALVDVRIAPGSRRNPHVMRAALAQWLPAAGIGYRWDQRLGGYRKLPSDSPDVALRNPSFRAYAAHMRTPQFGAAIAELRAQAAAGERVVIMCSETLWWRCHRRLIADHLLLLDEVSPRHLMPDGTLTAHPPTEGVRVAGEVLVYDAVAPENSAVCPP; from the coding sequence ATGCTCGAAGCCCTGACGGTCGGTCACGGGACGACCGGTCAGGACGAGCTCACCCAACTGCTGCTGCACGCAGGCGTGCAGGCCCTGGTGGATGTGCGAATCGCTCCGGGCAGCCGGCGCAACCCGCATGTGATGAGAGCTGCGCTCGCACAGTGGCTGCCTGCGGCCGGCATCGGTTACCGCTGGGACCAACGGCTCGGCGGGTACCGGAAGTTGCCGTCCGACTCACCCGATGTCGCCCTGCGCAACCCGTCCTTTCGCGCCTACGCCGCGCACATGCGCACGCCGCAGTTCGGCGCGGCGATCGCCGAACTGCGGGCGCAGGCAGCAGCCGGTGAGCGCGTCGTGATCATGTGCAGCGAAACCCTGTGGTGGCGTTGCCATCGCCGCCTGATCGCCGATCACCTGCTACTGCTCGACGAGGTGTCGCCCCGGCACCTCATGCCGGACGGCACGCTCACCGCGCACCCGCCGACCGAGGGCGTACGGGTGGCAGGCGAAGTCCTCGTCTACGACGCCGTCGCTCCGGAGAACAGCGCGGTCTGCCCTCCTTAG
- a CDS encoding glycoside hydrolase family 3 N-terminal domain-containing protein, with protein sequence MPRTPVRRRRIVSILGGTTILAGTVLVSAGNAAAAGPLYRNAHAAPQVRAHDLVGRMALAEQIGQMVQVQVGKLYGDCGGYTPGPINPGCEHQVLVTDGAGSILSGGGDVPGEGALPNTPQTWAEQINALERYSIENTRLHIPIVYGADVVHGHNDIVGTTLFPQQIGMGATFDPALVRQVQVAAGHAAAATNVRWAFAPVADVATNTRWGRYYESFGEDPVLTGSLAAATVAGLQHSGMVGASVKHFAGYGAAASGLDRTPTDLSLRTFQENQLPSYAEAIRAGALSVMVNSGSVNGIPAHASHYLLTTVLRRQLHFTGVVISDWADVAMLASRYHVAADYEHAIALAVNAGVDEVMEPYDPDSFVSNLTAAVRDHLVSRHRVAEAAERILLMKFRLGLFDHPYVDASQANEILGADKPLARTAAAESTVLLRNEHAVLPFTPSERLVVTGPAADSVADTLGGWSVGWQGVPAASAETAVTVLKGLQNAGGSNVTYAASQSDAVTALGSADAAVVVLGRGPGAEGPNDQRDPTLPADQQALVTALQQTGKPVVVVLIDDRPDVLGAAGTADGLLMAWRPGSEGGNGVADVLYGAVNPSGVLPVTWPKRATDQPNDYREQTLPTTYNGNGPVYDPAYPFGFGLSYSTFDSSVSSVASSHHGVTVRVGVQNTGSKDGSVVVPVYVSQPVSAVLVPAERLAGFARVQLGAGHSTTVAVHVPWSALAVVPGDVDASGSPRVEHGTYVFSTGPVTAAATATSGNSLQL encoded by the coding sequence ATGCCGCGCACCCCTGTCCGCCGCCGCCGCATCGTCTCGATCCTCGGCGGCACCACGATCCTGGCCGGCACGGTGCTGGTCAGCGCCGGAAACGCCGCTGCCGCCGGACCGCTGTATCGCAATGCCCACGCGGCGCCGCAGGTTCGCGCTCACGACCTGGTGGGCCGGATGGCCCTCGCCGAGCAGATCGGCCAGATGGTGCAGGTGCAGGTCGGCAAGCTGTACGGCGACTGCGGCGGCTACACCCCCGGGCCGATCAACCCCGGCTGCGAGCACCAGGTCCTCGTTACCGACGGCGCGGGTTCGATCCTGTCCGGCGGCGGGGACGTGCCGGGGGAGGGTGCGCTGCCGAACACGCCGCAGACCTGGGCCGAGCAGATCAACGCGTTGGAGAGGTACTCGATCGAGAACACCCGGCTGCACATCCCGATCGTCTACGGCGCCGACGTCGTGCACGGTCACAACGACATCGTCGGCACCACGCTGTTCCCGCAGCAGATCGGCATGGGCGCCACCTTCGACCCGGCCCTCGTGCGGCAGGTGCAGGTCGCAGCGGGCCACGCCGCAGCGGCAACCAACGTGCGCTGGGCGTTCGCTCCCGTCGCCGACGTCGCCACCAACACGCGCTGGGGCCGCTACTACGAGTCCTTCGGCGAGGATCCGGTGCTCACCGGCAGCCTCGCCGCGGCCACCGTGGCCGGCCTGCAGCACAGCGGCATGGTCGGGGCGAGCGTCAAGCACTTCGCCGGCTACGGCGCCGCGGCGAGCGGTCTGGACCGGACGCCGACCGACCTGTCGTTGCGCACGTTCCAGGAGAACCAACTGCCCTCGTACGCCGAGGCGATCCGGGCCGGCGCACTGTCGGTGATGGTGAACTCCGGATCGGTCAACGGCATCCCGGCGCACGCCTCGCACTACCTGCTCACGACCGTGCTCCGGCGCCAACTGCACTTCACCGGTGTCGTGATCTCCGACTGGGCGGACGTCGCGATGCTGGCCTCGAGGTACCACGTGGCCGCCGACTACGAGCATGCGATCGCCCTCGCGGTGAACGCCGGCGTGGACGAGGTGATGGAGCCGTACGACCCGGACTCGTTCGTGAGCAACCTGACCGCCGCGGTGCGGGACCACCTGGTCAGCCGGCACCGCGTCGCCGAGGCCGCCGAACGGATCCTGCTGATGAAGTTCCGGCTGGGCCTGTTCGACCACCCGTACGTCGACGCCTCGCAGGCGAACGAGATCCTGGGCGCCGACAAGCCGCTGGCACGCACTGCAGCCGCCGAGTCCACCGTGCTGCTGCGCAACGAGCACGCCGTGCTGCCGTTCACCCCGAGCGAAAGACTCGTCGTCACCGGGCCGGCGGCCGACTCCGTCGCCGACACGCTCGGCGGCTGGAGCGTCGGCTGGCAGGGTGTGCCCGCAGCCAGTGCGGAAACCGCGGTGACCGTGCTCAAGGGGCTGCAGAACGCGGGCGGCTCGAACGTCACGTACGCAGCGAGCCAGTCCGACGCGGTGACGGCACTGGGCTCGGCTGACGCCGCGGTCGTGGTGCTCGGCCGCGGCCCCGGCGCCGAGGGCCCGAACGACCAGCGTGATCCCACGCTGCCGGCCGACCAGCAGGCCCTGGTCACCGCACTGCAGCAGACCGGCAAGCCGGTGGTCGTGGTGCTGATCGACGACCGGCCGGACGTGCTCGGCGCGGCCGGGACCGCGGACGGGCTGCTGATGGCGTGGCGGCCGGGCAGTGAGGGCGGCAACGGTGTCGCCGACGTCCTGTACGGCGCGGTCAACCCCTCCGGTGTGCTGCCGGTCACGTGGCCCAAGCGGGCGACGGACCAGCCGAACGACTACCGGGAGCAGACGCTGCCGACCACCTACAACGGCAACGGCCCGGTGTACGACCCGGCTTACCCGTTCGGCTTCGGCCTGTCCTACAGCACGTTCGACTCGTCGGTGTCCTCGGTCGCGAGCAGCCATCACGGCGTGACGGTCCGTGTCGGCGTGCAGAACACCGGGTCGAAGGACGGCTCGGTGGTGGTGCCGGTGTACGTCTCGCAGCCGGTGAGTGCCGTGCTCGTGCCCGCCGAGCGCCTGGCCGGGTTCGCCCGCGTACAGCTGGGTGCCGGGCACTCGACGACGGTGGCGGTGCACGTGCCGTGGAGCGCGCTGGCCGTCGTCCCCGGTGACGTGGACGCCTCCGGATCGCCGCGCGTGGAACACGGGACGTACGTCTTCTCCACCGGCCCGGTGACCGCGGCCGCCACCGCGACCTCCGGGAACAGCCTGCAGCTCTAA